Proteins from a genomic interval of Microbacterium esteraromaticum:
- the epsC gene encoding serine O-acetyltransferase EpsC gives MSTISRIREDIAAARHRDPAARSGVEVALLYPGLHAIWAHRVWHRLWRRGLRFPARMGSQVTRWFTGIEIHPAARIGRRFFIDHGMGVVIGETAEIGDDVMLYHGVTLGGRGPSHGKRHPTLEDGVAVGAGAKVLGAITVGARCTIGANAVVTKDSPADSVLVGVPAKPRPRKPEQPSRAVLTAPDYTI, from the coding sequence GTGAGCACGATCTCACGGATCCGCGAGGACATCGCGGCCGCCCGTCACCGCGACCCCGCTGCTCGCAGCGGGGTCGAGGTGGCTCTGCTGTACCCCGGACTGCATGCCATCTGGGCGCATCGGGTGTGGCATCGCCTGTGGCGCCGAGGCCTGCGGTTCCCGGCGCGCATGGGCTCACAGGTGACCAGGTGGTTCACCGGGATCGAGATCCACCCCGCCGCGCGTATCGGCCGACGGTTCTTCATCGATCACGGCATGGGCGTCGTCATCGGCGAGACCGCCGAGATCGGCGATGACGTGATGCTGTACCACGGCGTCACCCTCGGCGGCCGCGGTCCGTCGCACGGCAAGCGTCACCCGACACTCGAGGACGGCGTGGCAGTCGGCGCCGGCGCCAAGGTACTCGGTGCGATCACGGTCGGCGCGCGCTGCACGATCGGCGCGAACGCCGTGGTGACGAAGGACTCCCCAGCGGACAGCGTTCTGGTCGGAGTCCCGGCGAAGCCGCGACCCCGCAAGCCGGAGCAACCCAGCCGGGCCGTGCTGACGGCGCCGGACTACACGATCTGA
- the atpE gene encoding ATP synthase F0 subunit C yields MDATTVLADINGHLASVGYGLAAIGPAIGVGIVVGKTIEGVARQPELAGRLQVLMWIGIAFTEALAFVGIAVGFIPFP; encoded by the coding sequence GTGGACGCAACTACGGTTCTCGCTGACATCAACGGTCACCTCGCTTCGGTCGGTTACGGCCTCGCAGCGATCGGTCCGGCCATCGGTGTGGGCATCGTCGTCGGCAAGACGATCGAGGGCGTCGCCCGTCAGCCCGAGCTGGCCGGTCGCCTGCAGGTCCTCATGTGGATCGGTATCGCCTTCACCGAGGCGCTTGCATTCGTCGGCATCGCCGTCGGATTCATCCCCTTCCCGTAA
- a CDS encoding MraY family glycosyltransferase gives MKQYLFTIILTASITFALSWVVWRLSLKFKLYPGIRERDVHKTPTPRLGGVAMFFGIASAILISAANPFFERMWIPPQTLWSILAATVLIAVIGVVDDLVDLDWMIKLAAQFLAAGIITVGGGLQILTLPVGDMILVSSWVSISITMFAIVVVMNAVNFIDGLDGLVAGVCLIANGIFFVYAYILTRDSGATTYFNLATFLAAVLIGACLGFLPLNWSPAKLFMGDSGALVLGLLMATSAIALTGQGDVNAFDPEQFGRSQLLGAFIPIVLPLVIVMLPLLDFGLAVFRRMRAGKSPFSPDRKHLHHRMLDLGHRDRDAVLIFYAWTAVISLSVLLMYIATRQDWPGGYLMGIAFGVVGSAACLVVTLLPSGRHRKPGRAPAPASSEPLEPR, from the coding sequence GTGAAGCAGTATCTGTTCACGATCATCCTGACGGCGTCGATCACCTTCGCGCTGTCATGGGTGGTCTGGCGGTTGAGCCTGAAGTTCAAGCTCTACCCCGGCATCCGTGAACGGGATGTGCACAAGACCCCCACGCCGCGGCTGGGGGGAGTGGCGATGTTCTTCGGGATCGCCTCGGCGATCCTGATCTCGGCCGCCAACCCCTTCTTCGAGCGGATGTGGATCCCGCCGCAGACGCTCTGGTCGATCCTGGCAGCGACGGTGCTGATCGCCGTCATCGGCGTCGTGGACGACCTGGTCGACCTCGACTGGATGATCAAGCTCGCGGCGCAGTTCCTGGCCGCAGGGATCATCACCGTCGGCGGTGGTCTGCAGATCCTGACTCTGCCGGTCGGTGACATGATCCTCGTCTCCAGCTGGGTGAGCATCTCGATCACGATGTTCGCGATCGTCGTCGTGATGAACGCCGTGAACTTCATCGACGGTCTTGACGGGTTGGTCGCCGGCGTATGCCTCATCGCCAATGGCATCTTCTTCGTGTACGCGTACATCCTCACGCGTGACTCCGGCGCGACGACGTACTTCAACCTGGCGACGTTCCTGGCCGCCGTGCTGATCGGAGCGTGCCTGGGATTCCTCCCGCTGAACTGGAGCCCCGCAAAGCTGTTCATGGGCGACTCGGGCGCGCTCGTGCTCGGCCTGCTCATGGCGACATCCGCGATCGCGCTCACCGGACAGGGCGACGTCAACGCGTTCGACCCGGAACAGTTCGGACGCTCCCAGCTGCTCGGTGCGTTCATCCCGATCGTGCTGCCGTTGGTGATCGTCATGTTGCCCCTGCTCGATTTCGGACTGGCCGTCTTTCGGCGCATGCGCGCCGGGAAGTCCCCTTTCTCTCCCGACCGCAAGCACCTCCACCATCGGATGCTCGATCTCGGCCACCGCGATCGGGATGCGGTGCTGATCTTCTACGCCTGGACGGCCGTGATCTCGCTGTCGGTCCTGCTGATGTACATCGCCACCCGCCAGGACTGGCCCGGGGGATACCTGATGGGTATCGCCTTCGGCGTGGTGGGCAGTGCCGCCTGCCTGGTCGTCACCCTGTTGCCCTCCGGGCGGCACCGCAAGCCCGGCCGCGCGCCCGCACCTGCCTCTTCCGAACCCTTGGAGCCCCGATGA
- the rho gene encoding transcription termination factor Rho, with amino-acid sequence MENFSETQNDTPAAETAAPASEAAPARKRTPRRATTASAAAAAATAEPANEAKPAEAPAAEQTASDVPAEPKAKAPRRTRAKKADAETLDLPAADAPAVEATATEAPADAAPAKPARKRPSRAKTATATADESAASDSVASDAPKAEQAGDAAATDAAAEAPAKRPARGRRNAKTADKPADETAPDAAAESTAAQTAERASDGAEQESGAKETEADSPRGNQRSKGGASKNTSKGDAKNNEPKNDAKGNEADSSESSDADSSDGEGSGRSRSRSRSRSRGRGGATQNGNGQGGANADNSDDEQSSGRTRQRNKRRGGGNAAGDEFETEIGEDDVLIPIAGILDVLDNYAFVRTTGYLAGPSDVYVSLGQVKKYNLRKGDAIVGAIKQPREGEQQGRQKYNALVKVDSVNGLSTDDAETRVEFGDLTPLYPQERLRLETAPEKLTQRIIDLVAPIGKGQRGLIVAPPKAGKTIVLQQIANAIAQNNPEVHLMVVLVDERPEEVTDMQRTVKGEVIASTFDRPAEDHTTVAELAIERAKRLVELGRDVVVLLDSITRLGRAYNIAAPASGRVLTGGVDASALYPPKRFFGAARNIENGGSLTILATALVETGSKMDEVIFEEFKGTGNSELRLSRALADKRIFPAVDVNASSTRREEMLLSPDEVKITWKLRRALAGLDPQQALEVVLGKLKETGSNVEFLFQMQKSIPAPTSTGSSHAHENSIR; translated from the coding sequence GTGGAGAACTTCTCCGAGACCCAGAACGACACTCCGGCCGCTGAGACGGCCGCCCCCGCCTCTGAGGCGGCACCGGCACGCAAGCGCACCCCGCGCCGTGCGACCACCGCCTCAGCCGCCGCCGCTGCTGCAACGGCCGAGCCGGCGAACGAGGCGAAGCCCGCCGAGGCGCCCGCCGCTGAGCAGACGGCGTCCGACGTGCCCGCCGAGCCCAAGGCCAAGGCACCGCGGCGCACGCGGGCGAAGAAGGCCGATGCCGAGACGCTCGACCTTCCGGCCGCCGACGCACCCGCGGTGGAAGCGACGGCTACCGAGGCACCCGCCGACGCTGCTCCGGCCAAGCCGGCGCGCAAGCGCCCGTCGAGGGCCAAGACTGCGACGGCGACGGCCGACGAATCCGCAGCATCCGATTCCGTGGCATCCGACGCGCCCAAGGCAGAGCAGGCGGGCGACGCGGCAGCGACCGACGCCGCCGCGGAGGCACCCGCCAAGCGCCCCGCACGCGGTCGTCGCAACGCGAAGACCGCAGATAAGCCGGCCGACGAGACGGCGCCGGATGCCGCTGCCGAGAGCACTGCCGCGCAGACCGCCGAGCGCGCCTCGGACGGCGCCGAGCAGGAGAGCGGCGCCAAGGAGACGGAAGCAGACTCCCCGCGCGGCAACCAGCGTTCCAAGGGCGGCGCGAGCAAGAACACGTCCAAGGGCGACGCCAAGAACAACGAGCCCAAGAACGACGCCAAGGGCAATGAGGCGGACAGCTCCGAGTCCTCGGACGCCGACTCGTCGGACGGCGAGGGCAGTGGCCGCAGCCGTAGCCGTAGCCGCAGCCGCAGCCGCGGACGCGGAGGCGCCACGCAGAACGGCAACGGACAGGGCGGCGCGAACGCCGACAACTCCGACGACGAGCAGTCCTCGGGACGCACCCGCCAGCGCAACAAGCGCCGCGGCGGCGGCAACGCGGCAGGCGACGAGTTCGAGACCGAGATCGGCGAGGACGACGTTCTCATCCCGATCGCGGGCATTCTCGACGTGCTCGACAACTATGCGTTCGTGCGCACCACCGGCTACCTCGCCGGCCCCAGCGACGTCTACGTGTCGCTCGGCCAGGTCAAGAAGTACAACCTGCGCAAGGGCGACGCCATCGTCGGCGCCATCAAGCAGCCGCGTGAGGGCGAGCAGCAGGGGCGCCAGAAGTACAACGCGCTGGTCAAGGTCGACTCGGTCAACGGTCTGTCGACCGACGATGCCGAAACCCGCGTGGAGTTCGGCGACCTGACCCCGCTCTACCCGCAGGAGCGCCTGCGACTGGAGACGGCGCCCGAGAAGCTCACCCAGCGCATCATCGACCTGGTGGCGCCGATCGGCAAGGGGCAGCGCGGTCTGATCGTCGCGCCGCCGAAGGCCGGCAAGACCATCGTGCTGCAGCAGATCGCGAATGCGATCGCGCAGAACAACCCCGAGGTGCACCTGATGGTCGTGCTCGTCGACGAGCGCCCCGAAGAGGTCACCGACATGCAGCGCACCGTGAAGGGCGAGGTCATCGCCTCGACCTTCGATCGCCCTGCCGAGGACCACACCACGGTCGCCGAGCTGGCCATCGAGCGCGCAAAGCGCCTGGTCGAGCTCGGCCGCGACGTGGTCGTGCTGCTCGACTCGATCACACGCCTCGGTCGTGCCTACAACATCGCGGCACCCGCCTCGGGCCGTGTGCTCACCGGTGGTGTCGACGCCTCGGCGCTCTACCCGCCCAAGCGCTTCTTCGGCGCCGCGCGCAACATCGAGAACGGTGGATCGCTGACCATCCTCGCCACCGCTCTGGTCGAGACCGGCTCGAAGATGGACGAGGTGATCTTCGAGGAGTTCAAGGGCACCGGCAACAGCGAGCTGCGTCTGTCTCGTGCGCTGGCCGACAAGCGGATCTTCCCCGCCGTCGACGTCAACGCCTCGAGCACGCGCCGCGAAGAGATGCTGCTCTCGCCCGACGAGGTCAAGATCACGTGGAAGCTGCGTCGCGCCCTGGCGGGCCTCGACCCGCAGCAGGCACTGGAGGTCGTCCTCGGCAAGCTGAAGGAAACCGGCTCGAACGTCGAGTTCCTGTTCCAGATGCAGAAGTCGATCCCGGCACCGACGTCGACCGGTTCGTCGCACGCGCACGAGAACAGCATCCGCTGA
- the cysK gene encoding cysteine synthase A, with product MTGIHSDITTAFGNTPLVRLNRLTEGLDATVLVKLESYNPASSVKDRIGIAIINAAEESGDLQPGGTIVEATSGNTGIALAMVGAARGYRVILTMPASMSKERRVLLKAFGAELVLSDPTKGMSGAIEAVKEIVDSTPGAIWARQFENAANPRIHRETTAQEILRDTDGDVDVFIAGVGTGGTVTGVGQALKAAKPDVRIIAVEPTDSPVLTEGRPGPHKIQGIGPNFVPAVLDRDVIDEVITAGFDEALSTARDLAAKEGMLVGISSGAAVAQALKVAARPENAGKIIVVVAPDTGERYISTALFEDLREA from the coding sequence ATGACCGGCATCCACTCCGATATCACGACTGCATTCGGCAACACCCCGCTGGTGCGCTTGAACCGGCTGACCGAGGGGCTGGACGCGACCGTGCTCGTCAAGCTCGAGTCGTACAACCCCGCGTCGAGCGTGAAGGATCGCATCGGCATCGCGATCATCAACGCCGCCGAGGAGTCCGGTGATCTGCAGCCCGGTGGAACCATCGTCGAGGCCACCAGCGGAAACACCGGCATCGCACTGGCGATGGTCGGCGCGGCGCGCGGCTACCGGGTCATCCTCACGATGCCCGCGTCGATGTCGAAGGAGCGCCGCGTTCTGCTCAAGGCGTTCGGCGCCGAGCTCGTGCTGAGTGACCCGACCAAGGGCATGAGCGGTGCGATCGAGGCCGTCAAGGAGATCGTCGACAGCACGCCGGGTGCGATCTGGGCTCGCCAGTTCGAGAACGCCGCGAACCCTCGCATCCACCGCGAGACCACGGCGCAGGAGATCCTGCGCGACACCGACGGCGACGTCGACGTCTTCATCGCCGGCGTCGGCACCGGCGGAACAGTGACCGGTGTCGGACAGGCGCTCAAGGCCGCCAAGCCCGACGTGCGGATCATCGCCGTCGAGCCGACCGACTCCCCCGTGCTGACCGAGGGCCGCCCCGGTCCGCACAAGATCCAGGGCATCGGCCCGAACTTCGTGCCGGCTGTACTCGACCGCGATGTGATCGACGAGGTCATCACCGCCGGGTTCGACGAGGCACTGAGCACGGCACGCGATCTCGCCGCGAAGGAGGGCATGCTGGTCGGCATCTCCAGCGGCGCCGCGGTCGCACAGGCGCTGAAGGTCGCCGCGCGTCCCGAGAACGCCGGCAAGATCATCGTCGTCGTCGCCCCCGACACCGGGGAGCGCTACATCTCGACGGCACTGTTCGAAGACCTGCGCGAGGCGTGA
- a CDS encoding L-threonylcarbamoyladenylate synthase, whose amino-acid sequence MSTVFDCRDDSEILAGMRHARQAIARGELVVLPTDTVYGLAADAFAPAAVQRLLDAKGRGRDMPPPVLVAGRDVLTALVETVPEPVTRLVDAFWPGGLTIVLPAQPSLTWDLGETQGTVAVRMPDHRIALELLAETGPLAVSSANLTGRSAAVIASDAQEMLGESVAVYLEYGYSDDGVPSTIIDATSLVGATEDETPSVRILREGAISREQLAEVLGDLLEPEEQPGDVMPADAVDQGPVDEE is encoded by the coding sequence ATGTCAACTGTCTTCGATTGCCGCGACGATTCCGAGATCCTCGCCGGCATGCGCCACGCGCGCCAGGCCATCGCCCGCGGTGAGCTGGTCGTGCTGCCCACCGACACCGTCTACGGCCTCGCGGCCGATGCCTTTGCGCCGGCCGCTGTGCAGCGACTGCTGGACGCGAAGGGACGCGGGCGCGATATGCCGCCGCCCGTGCTGGTCGCTGGACGCGACGTGCTCACCGCATTGGTCGAGACGGTTCCCGAGCCCGTCACGAGGCTCGTGGACGCCTTCTGGCCCGGTGGGTTGACGATCGTGCTGCCCGCGCAGCCGTCGTTGACGTGGGACCTCGGCGAGACTCAGGGCACGGTCGCGGTGCGGATGCCCGATCACCGCATCGCTCTGGAACTTCTCGCCGAGACCGGACCGCTGGCTGTCTCGAGCGCGAACCTCACCGGCCGCTCCGCTGCCGTGATCGCCTCGGACGCTCAGGAGATGCTCGGTGAGAGCGTCGCCGTGTACCTCGAGTACGGCTACAGCGATGACGGCGTCCCGTCCACGATCATCGACGCGACCTCGCTTGTCGGCGCGACTGAGGACGAGACCCCGAGCGTGCGCATCCTGCGGGAGGGCGCGATCAGCAGGGAGCAACTGGCCGAGGTGCTCGGCGACCTGCTCGAGCCTGAAGAGCAGCCCGGCGACGTCATGCCGGCCGACGCCGTCGACCAGGGTCCGGTCGACGAAGAGTGA
- the prmC gene encoding peptide chain release factor N(5)-glutamine methyltransferase, which translates to MPDSLAAFLRAAAQRLAEAGVPDPSVDAELLAGHILGQSRGGVQAAALRGDAISSEAAEAVTQLVSRRADREPLQHLTGLAAFRNLELAVGPGVFVPRPETETVVQYAIDALLENASDSPLAIDLGTGSGAIALAMATEVPHARVFAVERSEQAYAWAKRNVTGVENLTLVHGDLATAFDELRGHVDVVISNPPYVPDEAVPRDPEVRLHDPAAALYGGPDGLDVVRIISRRAADLLHAGGLLVLEHGELQGEAIRGILTADGWRAAATHEDLTRRDRVTTALRG; encoded by the coding sequence ATGCCCGATAGCCTTGCCGCATTCCTCCGTGCCGCCGCTCAGCGCCTCGCCGAGGCCGGTGTCCCCGATCCATCGGTGGATGCCGAACTGCTGGCCGGCCACATCCTCGGGCAGAGCCGCGGCGGTGTGCAGGCCGCCGCACTGCGCGGTGATGCGATCTCGTCGGAGGCCGCCGAGGCCGTCACACAGTTGGTGTCCCGCCGCGCCGATCGTGAGCCCCTGCAGCACCTCACGGGGCTCGCCGCCTTCCGCAACCTGGAACTGGCTGTCGGTCCGGGGGTGTTCGTACCGCGTCCCGAGACTGAAACCGTCGTGCAGTACGCGATCGACGCACTCCTGGAGAACGCCTCGGACTCGCCGCTGGCGATCGACCTGGGCACGGGCAGTGGTGCGATCGCGCTGGCCATGGCGACAGAGGTTCCCCATGCCAGGGTGTTCGCCGTCGAGCGTTCGGAGCAGGCGTACGCGTGGGCGAAGCGCAACGTCACGGGTGTCGAGAACCTCACGCTGGTGCATGGCGACCTCGCAACGGCGTTCGACGAGTTGAGGGGGCACGTCGACGTCGTGATCTCCAACCCGCCCTACGTTCCGGATGAGGCGGTTCCTCGTGACCCGGAGGTGCGGCTCCACGACCCGGCGGCGGCTCTGTACGGCGGGCCCGATGGGCTCGATGTGGTGCGCATCATCAGCCGACGCGCAGCAGATCTGCTGCACGCGGGAGGGCTGCTCGTGCTCGAGCACGGAGAGCTCCAGGGTGAGGCGATCCGTGGCATCCTCACCGCGGACGGATGGCGCGCCGCGGCGACGCACGAGGATCTGACCCGACGCGATCGGGTCACCACCGCGCTGCGCGGCTGA
- a CDS encoding F0F1 ATP synthase subunit delta: MGSATTQALAASTDALAAASALTLDSAAELFAAARAIGDSGQLSGALADPSAPAEARTALVDGVFAAASAPVRALLTAVAAQRWSSASDLVDGVEELAIRAAAIASTGVDVSGELFGFSRVVAANPELELALGSRLGDADAKGALVERVLGASAAPGTVLIVSSLVRRPRERRVRQLLSRAIRIVSAQDGRTVATVYTAAPLNAAQETRLRDALAGRYGGEISINQVIDSTVVGGLRVQIADDVIDGSISARLADLRQKLAS, translated from the coding sequence ATGGGCAGCGCGACCACTCAGGCACTCGCGGCATCGACGGACGCCCTTGCCGCAGCGTCGGCCCTGACTCTCGATAGCGCGGCCGAGCTGTTCGCAGCAGCCCGCGCCATCGGGGACTCGGGTCAGCTGAGCGGCGCGCTGGCCGACCCTTCGGCTCCCGCCGAGGCGCGTACGGCCCTGGTCGACGGCGTGTTTGCCGCAGCTTCGGCTCCGGTGCGCGCGCTGCTGACCGCCGTGGCGGCACAGCGCTGGTCATCGGCATCCGATCTCGTCGACGGTGTCGAGGAGCTCGCTATCCGCGCAGCGGCGATCGCCTCGACTGGCGTCGACGTCTCCGGTGAGCTGTTCGGCTTCTCGCGCGTCGTCGCGGCAAACCCCGAGCTCGAGCTCGCACTCGGCAGCCGGCTCGGCGACGCTGACGCGAAGGGTGCGCTCGTCGAGCGTGTTCTCGGTGCGTCGGCAGCGCCTGGCACGGTGCTGATCGTGTCATCGCTCGTGCGCCGGCCCCGTGAGCGTCGCGTGCGCCAGCTGCTGAGCCGTGCGATCCGCATCGTGTCGGCACAGGACGGCCGCACCGTCGCCACGGTCTACACCGCAGCACCGCTCAACGCCGCACAGGAGACCCGTCTCCGTGATGCGCTCGCAGGTCGTTATGGCGGGGAGATCTCCATCAACCAGGTGATCGACTCCACGGTTGTCGGAGGTCTGCGTGTGCAGATCGCCGATGACGTCATCGACGGCAGCATCTCCGCCCGACTCGCAGACCTTCGCCAGAAGCTCGCGAGCTGA
- the prfA gene encoding peptide chain release factor 1 has protein sequence MFESVHALIEEHRRVQEELSDPAVHADAARAKRVNRRYAELNRIVAAHEAWLSASEDLDAARELAREDDAFAEEVPVLEEGLRVAQEKLRRLLIPRDPDDARDVIMEIKAGEGGAESALFAADLLRMYIQYAAHRGWKTELLERNESDLGGYKDVQVAIKGSSTDPSQGVWAHLKYEGGVHRVQRVPATESQGRIHTSTTGVLVFPEVDEPEEIQIDPNDLKIDVYRSSGPGGQSVNTTDSAVRITHVPTGIVVSMQNEKSQLQNREAGMRVLRARLLAKQQEELDAAASDARRSQIRGMDRSERIRTYNFPENRIADHRTGYKAYNLDQVMDGALDPIIESAIHADEEARLAALGGDAA, from the coding sequence GTGTTCGAATCCGTCCACGCCCTCATCGAGGAACACCGCCGGGTGCAGGAGGAACTCTCCGACCCGGCGGTGCACGCCGACGCCGCCCGCGCCAAGCGGGTCAATCGTCGCTACGCCGAACTCAACCGCATCGTCGCCGCGCACGAGGCCTGGTTGTCGGCATCTGAGGATCTTGACGCGGCCCGTGAGCTCGCCCGCGAGGACGATGCGTTCGCCGAAGAGGTCCCGGTCCTCGAAGAGGGGCTCCGCGTGGCGCAGGAGAAGCTGCGCCGTCTGCTCATCCCACGAGATCCCGACGACGCCCGTGACGTGATCATGGAGATCAAGGCGGGGGAGGGCGGCGCCGAATCGGCGCTGTTCGCGGCGGACCTGCTGCGCATGTACATTCAGTACGCGGCGCACCGGGGCTGGAAGACCGAACTGCTCGAGCGCAACGAGTCTGATCTGGGCGGATACAAGGACGTCCAGGTGGCGATCAAGGGATCCTCGACCGATCCGTCGCAGGGCGTCTGGGCGCATCTGAAGTATGAGGGCGGCGTGCACCGCGTGCAGCGCGTGCCGGCCACCGAGTCGCAGGGGCGTATCCACACCTCGACCACCGGCGTGCTGGTGTTCCCCGAGGTCGATGAGCCCGAAGAGATCCAGATCGATCCGAACGACCTCAAGATCGACGTCTACCGCTCCTCGGGGCCCGGCGGGCAGTCGGTGAACACCACCGACTCCGCCGTGCGCATCACGCACGTGCCCACCGGGATCGTCGTGTCCATGCAGAACGAGAAGTCGCAGCTGCAGAACCGCGAAGCCGGCATGCGGGTGCTTCGTGCCCGCCTGCTCGCCAAGCAGCAGGAAGAGCTCGACGCGGCAGCATCCGATGCCCGCCGCTCGCAGATCCGCGGGATGGACCGTTCCGAGCGGATCCGCACCTACAACTTCCCTGAGAACCGCATCGCGGATCACCGCACCGGCTACAAGGCCTACAACCTGGATCAGGTCATGGACGGCGCGCTCGATCCGATCATCGAGTCGGCGATCCACGCCGATGAAGAGGCCCGGCTCGCCGCGCTCGGCGGCGACGCCGCGTAA
- the atpB gene encoding F0F1 ATP synthase subunit A yields the protein MDEFFPETLFQVFGVIDVNRIHLIQLLSVTAVVLLLWLGTRRMKVVPGRFQSLVEMGLGFVRGSIAHDLLGRKDGDRFLPILTTMFFMILFMNITGIIPFLNMPGTAIIAVPLTLAIISYVTFIYAGMKKSPLGFWKNSLFPSGVPWPVYIIVTPLEFISTFIIRPVTLTLRLMMNLVVGHMILVLCFAATQFFFFTAGGGWALLGVGTLAFGGAFTVFELLVVVLQSYVFTVLTAIYIQLAVAEEH from the coding sequence ATGGACGAGTTCTTCCCCGAGACGCTGTTCCAGGTCTTCGGCGTGATCGACGTCAACCGGATCCACCTGATCCAGTTGCTCTCGGTCACCGCCGTGGTTCTGCTGCTGTGGCTCGGCACCCGCCGCATGAAGGTCGTCCCCGGCCGTTTTCAGAGCCTCGTCGAGATGGGCCTCGGCTTCGTCCGCGGCAGCATCGCCCACGACCTGCTCGGCCGCAAGGACGGCGATCGCTTCCTGCCGATCCTGACCACGATGTTCTTCATGATCCTGTTCATGAACATCACCGGGATCATCCCGTTCCTGAACATGCCCGGCACCGCGATCATCGCCGTCCCGCTCACGCTGGCCATCATCAGCTACGTGACGTTCATCTACGCCGGCATGAAGAAGAGCCCGCTCGGGTTCTGGAAGAACTCGCTGTTCCCGTCGGGCGTGCCGTGGCCGGTGTACATCATCGTCACGCCGCTGGAGTTCATCTCGACCTTCATCATCCGACCCGTCACGCTGACGCTGCGTCTGATGATGAACCTGGTCGTCGGCCACATGATCCTGGTGCTGTGCTTCGCGGCCACCCAGTTCTTCTTCTTCACTGCGGGTGGCGGATGGGCCCTGCTCGGTGTCGGAACGCTTGCCTTCGGCGGCGCGTTCACGGTCTTCGAGTTGCTCGTCGTCGTCCTGCAGTCCTACGTCTTCACCGTCCTCACCGCGATCTACATCCAGCTCGCGGTCGCAGAAGAGCACTGA
- a CDS encoding F0F1 ATP synthase subunit B — translation MLNALVTNLAAEEPKNPLIPAWYDIIWSGLWFVIILVVVWKVALPRLNAMLDERSAAIEGNIAKADEAQKQAEEALEEYTRQLAEARTEAGEIREAAREDGKKIVTEAKDAATAEANRITAAAHTQIEAERQAAFVSLRSEVGTLAIDLAGNVVGETLADDTRATAVVDRFLADLEKAK, via the coding sequence ATGCTGAACGCTCTTGTCACGAACCTCGCCGCGGAAGAGCCGAAGAACCCGCTCATCCCGGCCTGGTACGACATCATCTGGTCGGGCCTGTGGTTCGTCATCATCCTCGTCGTCGTGTGGAAGGTCGCTCTTCCGCGACTGAACGCGATGCTCGACGAGCGCTCGGCCGCCATCGAAGGAAACATCGCCAAAGCTGACGAGGCGCAGAAGCAGGCCGAGGAGGCGCTGGAGGAGTACACCCGCCAGCTCGCCGAGGCGCGCACCGAAGCCGGTGAGATCCGCGAGGCCGCCCGTGAGGACGGCAAGAAGATCGTGACCGAGGCGAAGGACGCCGCCACTGCCGAGGCGAACCGCATCACCGCGGCCGCTCACACGCAGATCGAGGCCGAGCGCCAGGCGGCGTTCGTCTCGCTCCGCAGCGAGGTCGGCACGCTGGCGATCGACCTGGCAGGCAACGTCGTGGGCGAGACCCTTGCCGACGACACGCGTGCGACGGCCGTCGTGGACCGCTTCCTGGCCGACCTCGAGAAGGCGAAGTAA